One genomic region from Balaenoptera acutorostrata chromosome 1, mBalAcu1.1, whole genome shotgun sequence encodes:
- the PADI6 gene encoding protein-arginine deiminase type-6, which produces MSFQSIVHLSLDSPAHAICVQDMEIYLDVNGCAPQQCKSFTVDSSPGVVVQIYGTDPVKIGEEAAMNRWPLSHPTNVLVGMASPSSANDKGKVSVSYYQHSEDVPMATAVLYLTSIELSLDVDVYRSGHFETNDKQAKKNWVWGPTGWGAILLVNCSPADAHQLVGRKSKVFSTEETKSLSQMILRVQGPSCILKKCRVVLHTSKEESEKARVYRPQKDSSSTFELVLGPDQHTYNLAPVEDDLEETFYVEALEFPSASFSGLISYSASLVEESPDPSIPETVVYKDTVVFRVAPCVFVPSTQMPLEVYLCRELQVQGFVNTVMELSERSNIQVASVYEDPNRLGRWLQDEMAFCYTQAPHKTISLVLDTPRLPKLDDFPMKYSLSPGVGYMTQRTQDHTVASIDSIGNLMVSPPVKAQGKEYPLGRILIGSSFYPSKDCRNLSKTLRDFLYAQQVQAPVELFSDWLMIGHAYEFMCFIPAQYKVEDKKDFRLLLASPSSCYKLFKEKQKEGYGDACLFEGIRKDQLLSNGREANTINQLLADENMRKQNDYAEKCIDLNRSILKRELGLEEQDIIDIPQLFCLERIANIPSSEQTEKLYARPYFPDLLQMIVMGQNLGIPKPFGPQINGTCCLEEKIRQLLEPLGFQCTFINDFDCYLTEIGDFCSCANIRRVPFAFKWWRMVP; this is translated from the exons GTGTGCTCCGCAGCAGTGCAAGTCCTTCACCGTCGATAGCTCTCCGGGAGTCGTGGTCCAAATCTACGGCACAGACCCAGTAAAGATCGGGGAGGAGGCTGCCATGAACCGGTGGCCCCTGTCACATCCCACGAACGTGCTGGTGGGGATGGCATCCCCCAGCTCTGCCAACGACAAGGGCAAG GTTTCGGTCTCCTACTACCAGCACAGTGAGGATGTCCCCATGGCCACAGCTGTGCTCTACCTCACGAGCATTG AGCTCTCCCTGGACGTGGATGTCTACCGCAGTGGGCACTTCGAGACAAATGACAAACAGGCTAAG aaaaactggGTCTGGGGCCCCACGGGCTGGGGTGCCATCCTTCTCGTGAACTGCAGCCCGGCTGACGCGCACCAGCTCGTGGGCAGGAAGAGCAAGGTGTTCTCTACAGAGG AAACAAAGAGTCTGTCCCAGATGATACTGAGAGTTCAGGGACCCAGctgcattttaaagaaatgcCGGGTGGTTCTCCACACCTCCAAGGAAGAGTCGGAGAAGGCAAGAGTCTACCGGCCACAAA AAGACAGCTCTAGCACCTTCGAGTTGGTGCTGGGGCCTGACCAGCACACCTACAACTTGGCCCCCGTCGAGGATGACTTGGAGGAAACCTTCTACGTTGAAGCCTTAGAGTTCCCATCTGCCAGCTTCTCGGGCTTGATTTCCTACTCGGCCTCCCTGGTGGAAGAGTCTCCAGACCCG TCGATTCCAGAGACCGTGGTGTACAAAGACACCGTGGTGTTCCGGGTAGCTCCTTGCGTCTTTGTCCCCAGCACCCAGATGCCTCTAGAGGTATACCTGTGCAG AGAGCTGCAGGTCCAGGGCTTCGTGAACACAGTGATGGAGCTAAGTGAGAGAAGTAACATCCAGGTGGCATCTGTCTACGAGGACCCCAACCGCCTGGGCAGGTGGCTTCAG GATGAGATGGCCTTCTGCTATACCCAGGCTCCCCACAAGACTATTTCCTTGGTCCTCGACACCCCTCGGCTCCCCAAGCTCGATGATTTCCCCATGAAATACTCACTG AGCCCTGGGGTTGGCTACATGACCCAACGCACCCAGGACCATACGGTGGCCAGCATAGATTCCATTGGGAACCTGATGGTGTCCCCACCTGTCAAGGCCCAAGGGAAAGAATACCCTCTAGGCAGGATCCTCATTGGCAGCAGCTTTTACCCCAG CAAGGACTGCCGGAACCTGAGTAAGACCCTCCGGGACTTCCTCTACGCCCAGCAAGTCCAGGCCCCAGTGGAACTCTTCTCCGACTGGCTGATGATCGGCCATGCCTATGAGTTCATGTGCTTCATCCCTGCACAGTACAAGGTGGAGGACAAAAAG GACTTCCGGCTGCTCCTGGCCAGCCCCAGCTCCTGCTACAAACTGTTCAAGGAGAAACAGAAGGAGGGCTATGGAGACGCATGTCTGTTTGAAGGGATTAGAAAAGATCAGCTCCTTTCTAATG GGAGGGAGGCCAATACCATCAATCAACTTCTGGCTGATGAAAACATGAGGAAGCAGAACGACTATGCGGAG AAGTGCATCGACCTGAACCGCAGCATCCTGAAAAGGGAGCTGGGCCTGGAGGAGCAGGACATCATCGACATCCCGCAGCTCTTCTGCCTGGAGCGTATCGCCAACATCCCCTCCAGCGAGCAGACCGAGAAACTCTACGCGAGGCCCTACTTCCCTGACCTG CTGCAGATGATCGTGATGGGCCAGAACCTGGGCATCCCCAAGCCTTTTGGGCCCCAGATCAATGGTACCTGCTGCCTGGAGGAAAAGATCCGCCAGTTGCTAGAACCCCTGGGATTCCAATGCACCTTCATTAATGACTTTGACTGCTACCTGACTGAAATCGGAGACTTCTGCTCCTGTGCCAACATCCGCCGGGTGCCCTTTGCCTTCAAATGGTGGAGGATGGTGCCCTAG